ATCGTGGCCGTCCTGATCTACGCCGCGATCCACGACTACTCCGTCGTCCCGCGCGAGATGCTCGCGGTCTTCCCGGTGCTGCTGGCGCCGGCCGGCTGGCTCGCCTCGATCCGCCGCCGCTGGGTGGTCTGGGTGCTGCTCGCCGTGCTGGCCGTCGCCGCCGGCTGGTACGCCGCGTACATCCCGGTCGACGGCGGTCCCGGCTTCCCCTGAACCGGCATGGCCCGTAAGCCGGCACAGCCCGTGGACACACCATGCGGCGCCCGTGCGATCCGCGCGGATCGCACGGGCGCCGCATGTTCCCTGTGCGTCAGGCAGCTGTGATCCGGAGCACCGGCAGCGGCACCGCCGCCTGGTGCCCGGTGGCCCAGGACTCCGGCAGGCGCACGGTCAGCGCGTGCGGGCCCTGCTCGAACTCGAGTGGCCGCGGTTCGAACTCGCCGGTGTGGCCGAGCAGCTCGATCCGGCCGATCTTGCCGTGGTAGAGCGTCAGATCCGCTCCGAGCGAACGGATCTCGATCCGTCCGTCCTCCGGCGCGGCGAGGGAGAGCACGTACAGCAGCCCCTCCCGAGTGGTGAAACGCAGGTCGCGCGGGCCGTATCCGGCCTGGTCGCCCTCGGAGAAGCCGCCCTCGATGGACTTGGCCGGGCCTTCGCCGTAGACGGCCCATGGCCGGGTGCCGTACACGGCCTCGCCGTTGACCGCGAGCCAGGCCCCTACCTCGCGCAGGATCTGTGCCTCGTCCTCGGCGATCGTGCCGTCGGCCTTGGGTCCGACGTTCAGCAGCAGGCAGCCGTTCTTGGCGACCGTGTCCATGAGCGTGCCGACGAGCTCCCGCGGGGTCTTGTACTCCGGGTCCTCGACGTAGCACCAGGATTTACGCGAGACCGCCGTGCACGCCTGCCACGGACGTGGCCGCAGCGTAGCGCTCGCGCCGCGCTCGATGTCCTCGACCGCCGTGCCGACCGGGAAAGCGCCGTCCTTGTACGTCAGGACGGGCTCGAGCCCGGCGTCGGCGAGCCGGTTGTAGTAGTGCGCGGCGAGCTTCGGCAGGTACGGCGTGTAGGCAGGCCGGTGGATCCACCAGTCGAAGTAGAGCAACTGCGGGTCGTAGGCGTCGATGAGCTCGATCGTGTGCGCAGCCCATTCGTCCAGGAACTGCTTGCTCGGTGCGAGGTGCTGCGGCTGCGCCGGGCCGTAGAGCGAGGCGTAACGCGGATCGCGCACGTCCGAATCGAAGGCCATCCCGCCCTCGAGGAACCACCAGTGCTCGGCACGGTGGGTGGAGACTCCGAAGACCATCGCCCGGCGGCGTACCGCCTCGGCCAGCTCGCCGATCACGTCCCGCTTCGGGCCCATCACCGTGGCGTTCCACGGGTTGAGCTCGCTGCGGTACATGGCGAACCCGTCGTGGTGCTCGGCCACCGGGACCACGTACTGCGCGCCGGCTTCGCGGAAGAGCGCGGCCCAGGCGTCCGGGTCGAAGGACTCGCCGGTCAGCAGCGGGATGAAGTCCTTGTAGCCGAACTCGTTCTGCGGTCCCCAGGTGGCGCGGTGGTGCTCGAACTCCGGCTTGTCCGTGCGGTACATGTTCCGCGAGTACCACTCGTTGCTGTAGGCGGGCACGCTGTAGGGGCCCCAGTGCACGAAGATGCCGAACTTCGCGTCCCTGAACCAGTCCGGGACCCGGTAGGCGGCCAGGGATTCCCAGCTCGCCTCGTACCGGTCCGCCGAGGTCACGCCAGCTCCACGTGCACGCTCGCCGGCAGATCGGCGCTGGATCGGCCGACCTCGAACACGTACTCGCCTGCTGCGACGAAGGCGCGTCCCTCAGCCGCGGACCACCGCTGCAGACCGGCGGAAGCCACTTCGAAGGCGACCTCGCGCCGCTCGCCCGGCTCCAGCGCGATCCGCGCGAAACCGACCAGGATCCGCAGCGCCTCGTCCTCGGCGTCGAAGCCCTCGCCGCCGATCCGGCGCACGTAGAGCTGGGCGATCTCGTGT
This genomic window from Actinospica robiniae DSM 44927 contains:
- a CDS encoding alpha-L-fucosidase, which encodes MTSADRYEASWESLAAYRVPDWFRDAKFGIFVHWGPYSVPAYSNEWYSRNMYRTDKPEFEHHRATWGPQNEFGYKDFIPLLTGESFDPDAWAALFREAGAQYVVPVAEHHDGFAMYRSELNPWNATVMGPKRDVIGELAEAVRRRAMVFGVSTHRAEHWWFLEGGMAFDSDVRDPRYASLYGPAQPQHLAPSKQFLDEWAAHTIELIDAYDPQLLYFDWWIHRPAYTPYLPKLAAHYYNRLADAGLEPVLTYKDGAFPVGTAVEDIERGASATLRPRPWQACTAVSRKSWCYVEDPEYKTPRELVGTLMDTVAKNGCLLLNVGPKADGTIAEDEAQILREVGAWLAVNGEAVYGTRPWAVYGEGPAKSIEGGFSEGDQAGYGPRDLRFTTREGLLYVLSLAAPEDGRIEIRSLGADLTLYHGKIGRIELLGHTGEFEPRPLEFEQGPHALTVRLPESWATGHQAAVPLPVLRITAA